The proteins below are encoded in one region of Gemmatimonadota bacterium:
- a CDS encoding ribonuclease activity regulator RraA, with protein sequence MSLEPIQTQDIKRPSRSLIDALSHIGSATASGELFKLGIRDAQILGPLPRTPGKSICGPALTLQFMPKREDLHSSGEYQGPERQLHRHVLYHTQPGDVVVVDARGDMSSGVFGEMMLTYFSGQGGQGAIVDGCIRDFPHARELNLGLWLKGTTPNFHAQTNIFPHAVNVPIACGDTLVMPGDIIIADDDGAVVVPIKLAPELAEKATEHAEWEVFSRMKLAEGGDLRKYYPLTDEARAEYEAWQKEQGEA encoded by the coding sequence ATGAGTTTAGAACCCATTCAAACACAGGATATAAAACGCCCATCCAGGTCATTAATTGATGCGTTATCACATATTGGCAGTGCCACAGCCAGTGGAGAATTATTTAAGCTGGGCATCCGCGATGCCCAAATTTTGGGGCCCCTTCCCCGAACGCCGGGCAAATCAATTTGTGGCCCGGCACTGACGCTACAATTTATGCCCAAACGAGAAGATTTGCATTCATCGGGAGAATATCAAGGGCCGGAAAGACAATTGCATCGCCATGTGCTATATCACACACAACCGGGCGATGTGGTTGTAGTCGATGCTCGGGGCGACATGAGCAGTGGCGTTTTTGGCGAGATGATGCTGACCTATTTTTCCGGCCAGGGCGGTCAAGGTGCAATTGTCGATGGTTGTATTCGCGATTTTCCCCACGCCAGGGAATTAAACCTCGGCTTATGGCTTAAAGGAACAACGCCCAATTTTCACGCGCAAACCAATATTTTCCCCCACGCCGTGAATGTCCCGATAGCGTGTGGTGACACACTTGTAATGCCCGGCGATATTATTATTGCCGACGACGACGGCGCCGTGGTAGTACCGATTAAACTCGCGCCTGAATTGGCAGAAAAAGCGACCGAACACGCCGAATGGGAAGTCTTTAGCCGAATGAAACTCGCCGAAGGCGGCGACCTGCGGAAATATTATCCACTGACAGATGAAGCGCGTGCAGAATATGAAGCGTGGCAAAAGGAACAAGGAGAGGCGTAA
- a CDS encoding zinc metallopeptidase — protein sequence MLEGLMVMFVGIAITLWAQFKVKRTFRKYDEFVARSGATADQVARDILRRGGLPVGVEPVHGHLTDHYDPRDRMLRLSESVYGNRSLAAIGVAAHEAGHAFQHAQGYVPLSLRTSLVPVANIGSKMAWVFLIAGFLFSWFELIFLGIVFFSAAVVFSIVTLPVEFNASSRAIQILADGGYLTPEEIPASRKVLNAAALTYVASALVAILELLRLLWMSGLLGGSDE from the coding sequence ATGCTAGAAGGTTTGATGGTGATGTTTGTGGGAATAGCTATTACGCTGTGGGCGCAATTCAAGGTGAAGCGCACGTTTCGCAAATACGATGAATTTGTTGCGCGAAGCGGCGCGACTGCAGATCAGGTCGCACGAGATATTTTGCGTCGAGGCGGTTTGCCCGTGGGCGTGGAGCCTGTGCATGGGCATTTGACAGATCACTACGATCCGAGAGATCGCATGTTGCGTCTGTCGGAAAGTGTGTACGGAAACCGCTCCTTAGCCGCGATTGGCGTGGCGGCTCACGAAGCTGGGCATGCGTTTCAACACGCGCAGGGGTATGTTCCACTGTCTCTGCGGACGAGTCTGGTTCCAGTTGCAAATATTGGGTCAAAGATGGCGTGGGTTTTTCTTATTGCCGGGTTTCTTTTTAGCTGGTTTGAGCTCATTTTTTTGGGCATTGTGTTCTTTTCTGCGGCTGTGGTTTTCAGTATTGTCACCCTGCCGGTTGAATTTAATGCGAGTAGTCGGGCTATTCAGATTCTGGCAGATGGCGGATATTTGACGCCTGAGGAGATCCCCGCTTCGAGGAAGGTTTTGAATGCTGCTGCGCTGACTTATGTTGCCTCAGCACTGGTGGCAATTTTGGAGTTATTGCGCCTGTTGTGGATGTCGGGCTTGCTGGGTGGCTCGGATGAATAG
- the eda gene encoding bifunctional 4-hydroxy-2-oxoglutarate aldolase/2-dehydro-3-deoxy-phosphogluconate aldolase, translating to MSSTVDRIIDCGVVAVLRADNPSQLMDVSKALREGGVVAIEVTMTVPGALKVIEEASAKMEDTIIGVGSVLDPETARAAILSGAEYVVSPILNTAVIEMSKRYGKAVMPAGFTPTEILTAWQAGADVVKVFPAGVGGPSYFKDILGPLPQVKLMPTGGVDANTTPEFIKNGAVAVGAGSAMVDKVAVDNKDWASLTATAKSFVDAVAQARAEK from the coding sequence ATGTCCAGTACTGTAGATCGCATTATTGATTGTGGTGTGGTTGCCGTGTTGCGGGCAGATAATCCGTCGCAGTTGATGGATGTGTCAAAAGCGCTGCGCGAGGGCGGTGTGGTGGCGATTGAGGTGACGATGACGGTGCCGGGGGCGCTGAAGGTGATTGAAGAAGCGTCGGCAAAGATGGAAGATACGATTATTGGGGTGGGGTCTGTGCTCGATCCAGAGACGGCGCGGGCAGCAATTCTATCCGGCGCAGAATATGTGGTGAGTCCCATTTTGAATACGGCGGTGATTGAGATGAGCAAACGATATGGCAAGGCCGTGATGCCCGCCGGATTTACGCCTACAGAAATTTTGACGGCATGGCAAGCGGGAGCCGATGTGGTCAAGGTGTTTCCCGCTGGCGTGGGAGGACCGTCTTATTTTAAGGATATTCTGGGTCCTTTGCCGCAGGTGAAGCTCATGCCCACGGGTGGAGTAGATGCCAATACAACGCCCGAGTTTATCAAAAATGGCGCGGTGGCTGTGGGGGCTGGTAGTGCGATGGTCGATAAGGTGGCTGTGGATAATAAAGACTGGGCATCTTTGACGGCAACGGCAAAATCTTTTGTAGATGCTGTGGCGCAGGCGCGAGCGGAAAAATGA
- a CDS encoding sugar kinase yields the protein MYDVVTFGEAMIRLSSPEYRRLENASKLDVEIGGGEYNVAVGCAHLGLKAAWVSRLVDNWTGWIIRNKGREHGVDMSNILWTDFDGVGLERNGFYHMEVGVGPRASAVTYDRGHTAIMNIKPGMVDWASIFEGSKWFHVSGITPALSEGAAEATVESLVAARDAGVTTSFDLNFRSKLWSAEQAQETIAKCIPHVQVLIGNEEDFEKTMGLKAEGTSGDYDALDPESYKDVARKAVSQYPNVTLVGTTLRVAKTGLLNDWRTLLYDGSEFYFSRIYEDLEMVDRVGGGDNFSAGIIAGVLEGNPAQDIVDFAGAYSALAHTFPGDVNWATRSEAESAMKGESARIRR from the coding sequence ATGTACGATGTCGTGACTTTTGGCGAGGCGATGATTCGGTTGTCTTCGCCAGAATACCGCCGATTGGAGAATGCGAGCAAGCTCGATGTCGAGATCGGTGGGGGAGAATACAATGTCGCGGTCGGTTGCGCACATTTGGGATTGAAGGCGGCGTGGGTGTCCCGGTTGGTCGATAATTGGACGGGTTGGATTATTCGCAACAAGGGCCGCGAGCACGGGGTGGATATGTCTAATATTTTGTGGACGGATTTTGATGGCGTGGGGCTTGAGCGCAATGGATTTTACCATATGGAAGTGGGTGTGGGGCCGCGTGCGAGTGCCGTGACGTATGACAGAGGCCATACTGCGATTATGAATATCAAACCCGGAATGGTGGATTGGGCATCTATTTTTGAAGGGAGCAAGTGGTTTCACGTCAGTGGGATTACGCCCGCGTTGTCCGAAGGTGCGGCAGAGGCTACAGTAGAATCGCTGGTAGCAGCCCGCGATGCAGGCGTGACCACGAGTTTTGATCTCAATTTCAGGTCCAAATTGTGGAGCGCAGAACAAGCGCAGGAGACGATTGCAAAGTGTATTCCACACGTGCAGGTGCTTATCGGCAATGAAGAGGATTTTGAAAAGACGATGGGGCTTAAAGCCGAAGGCACGTCGGGCGATTACGATGCGCTTGATCCGGAGAGCTATAAAGATGTCGCGCGCAAGGCCGTATCGCAATACCCCAATGTGACGCTTGTGGGTACAACCCTGCGCGTTGCGAAGACGGGGTTGCTAAATGACTGGCGCACGCTGCTTTACGATGGCAGTGAGTTTTATTTTTCGCGTATTTACGAAGATTTGGAGATGGTAGATCGCGTGGGTGGTGGCGATAATTTTTCAGCGGGTATTATTGCCGGGGTGCTCGAGGGCAATCCCGCTCAGGATATCGTGGATTTCGCAGGGGCTTATTCGGCGCTGGCACATACGTTCCCGGGGGATGTGAATTGGGCTACGCGATCGGAAGCCGAGAGTGCGATGAAGGGTGAGAGTGCGCGGATTAGACGATAG
- the yajC gene encoding preprotein translocase subunit YajC, whose product MEKFKRDRVVAIFKKWGNGFLVGVFGVLLFTEKAFAFGGGQPAEGAEAPSMLVTMFPFILMFVILYLLIIRPQQKKQRDHQRMVDDLKKGDRVVTSGGMHGTITGIKEQEGVLIVQVAKEVQIEVSRGSISRVDERNSKKK is encoded by the coding sequence ATGGAAAAATTCAAGCGTGATCGTGTGGTGGCAATATTCAAAAAGTGGGGGAATGGGTTTCTTGTTGGAGTGTTTGGTGTTTTGTTGTTTACGGAGAAGGCCTTTGCCTTTGGCGGTGGACAACCCGCAGAAGGTGCCGAGGCTCCCAGTATGCTGGTGACGATGTTTCCATTTATTCTGATGTTTGTGATTCTGTATCTTCTGATTATTCGCCCGCAACAGAAAAAACAAAGAGACCATCAGAGGATGGTTGATGACTTAAAAAAAGGCGATCGCGTTGTGACTTCGGGTGGGATGCATGGGACTATTACGGGGATTAAGGAGCAAGAGGGCGTTTTGATTGTGCAGGTGGCCAAAGAGGTGCAGATTGAGGTGTCGCGGGGGTCTATTTCGAGGGTGGATGAGCGCAATTCCAAGAAAAAGTAG
- the tgt gene encoding tRNA guanosine(34) transglycosylase Tgt, translated as MDVDGFRFEVVATDAGTQARAGVLHTPHGIVETPVFMPVGTLGTVKTLSQQELRDLDARIILGNTYHLYLRPGMDLMAEVGGLHRFMNWDRTILTDSGGFQVHSLANLNKITEEGVLFQSHIDGSTHLFTPEKVIEIEHVLGADIAMMFDECTPYPSSRDYARAAGERTVRWAKQCLDAYEGYGRKSLAGHAQALFGIVQGSTYRDLRERFTEETVALNFPGYAIGGTGVGEPKEDTWEAISTVVSILPADRPHYMMGSGTPEDLIQGVMRGIDMFDCVMPTRNARNGMVFTQRGKLSIRAARHAREFEPLDPGCACYVCRNYTRAYIRHLHHTREMLGLRLSTVHNVHFYLNLMRQMRKAIIEGEFAQWQRTFLNFYKGNEDGKIQA; from the coding sequence ATTGATGTTGATGGTTTCCGGTTTGAGGTGGTTGCTACCGATGCCGGAACACAAGCACGTGCAGGGGTTCTCCACACGCCGCATGGGATTGTGGAAACCCCAGTTTTTATGCCGGTGGGTACACTGGGCACGGTTAAGACGCTTTCGCAGCAAGAGTTGCGGGATTTAGATGCGCGTATTATTCTGGGCAATACATACCATCTTTATTTGCGGCCGGGTATGGATCTGATGGCTGAGGTAGGTGGTTTGCACAGATTTATGAACTGGGATCGGACGATTTTGACGGATAGCGGCGGATTTCAGGTGCATAGTTTGGCGAATTTGAATAAAATTACCGAAGAAGGGGTGTTGTTTCAGTCGCATATTGATGGGTCCACGCATCTGTTTACGCCAGAGAAGGTGATTGAAATAGAGCATGTGCTCGGCGCAGATATTGCGATGATGTTTGACGAGTGTACGCCGTACCCCAGTTCGCGGGATTACGCACGGGCAGCAGGCGAGCGCACGGTGCGCTGGGCAAAGCAGTGTTTGGATGCTTATGAGGGATATGGGCGAAAGAGTTTGGCGGGGCACGCGCAGGCTTTGTTTGGCATTGTGCAGGGGAGTACGTATCGCGATTTGCGCGAGCGTTTTACCGAAGAAACCGTCGCGCTCAATTTTCCGGGTTACGCGATAGGGGGTACAGGTGTGGGCGAGCCAAAAGAAGATACCTGGGAAGCGATTTCGACTGTGGTATCTATTTTGCCCGCGGATCGCCCTCATTATATGATGGGCAGTGGGACGCCCGAAGATTTGATTCAGGGCGTGATGCGCGGTATTGATATGTTTGATTGCGTGATGCCAACGCGCAATGCGCGCAATGGAATGGTGTTTACACAACGCGGGAAATTATCCATTCGCGCGGCGCGTCATGCCCGGGAGTTTGAGCCGCTTGATCCGGGATGTGCGTGTTATGTGTGTCGAAATTACACGCGGGCGTACATTCGGCATTTGCATCATACGCGAGAGATGTTGGGGTTGCGGTTATCTACAGTTCACAATGTACATTTTTATTTAAATTTGATGCGGCAGATGCGAAAGGCAATTATCGAGGGTGAATTTGCACAATGGCAGAGGACCTTCTTAAATTTTTACAAAGGAAATGAAGATGGAAAAATTCAAGCGTGA
- the fmt gene encoding methionyl-tRNA formyltransferase, whose translation MRVVFMGTPDFAVPSLVDVAQSDHDLVGVVTRPDRPRGRGQQMQPTDVKAAVISLGLDVPVLQPEALGDENFHAQLQALEPDLFAVVAFLILPRSVLAIPKLGSVNVHPSLLPKYRGAAPIQWAIINGETETGVTIFQLSPRVDAGDILIQQRVAIGDDETAGELYERLKVMGAELLIRAIDGMADGSVISVPQKDEGVSRAPKLEKEDGEIDWTKGAGDIRNLIRGTNPFPGAFTLWRNKLLKVHRATVDTGQGEAGIVIGADGKCGLVVGTGEGVLALDEVQPAGKKRMSGADFVRGYRIEVGERLGRDAKADNR comes from the coding sequence ATGAGGGTGGTGTTTATGGGTACGCCCGATTTTGCAGTGCCGTCGCTTGTGGACGTGGCTCAAAGCGATCATGATCTGGTGGGCGTGGTGACGCGGCCAGATAGACCACGCGGTCGGGGCCAGCAGATGCAGCCAACCGATGTGAAGGCTGCGGTTATATCGCTGGGATTGGATGTGCCTGTTTTGCAGCCGGAGGCGCTTGGAGATGAGAATTTTCACGCGCAGTTGCAGGCTCTGGAACCGGATTTATTTGCGGTGGTGGCTTTTTTAATTTTGCCGCGTTCTGTGCTGGCGATTCCCAAATTGGGTTCTGTGAATGTCCATCCCTCTCTATTGCCCAAATATCGCGGGGCAGCGCCCATTCAATGGGCTATTATCAATGGTGAGACCGAGACGGGTGTGACCATTTTTCAACTGTCGCCGCGCGTGGATGCTGGCGATATTTTAATTCAACAAAGGGTGGCGATTGGGGACGATGAGACGGCGGGCGAACTGTATGAGCGATTGAAGGTGATGGGCGCTGAGTTGCTCATTCGAGCTATTGATGGGATGGCAGATGGTTCTGTTATTTCCGTGCCGCAGAAGGATGAAGGGGTGAGTCGCGCGCCAAAATTAGAGAAAGAAGATGGTGAGATTGATTGGACAAAAGGCGCTGGAGATATTCGCAATCTCATTCGGGGAACCAATCCTTTTCCGGGGGCGTTTACACTCTGGCGCAATAAATTGTTGAAGGTTCATCGGGCTACGGTTGATACGGGACAGGGAGAAGCGGGCATCGTGATTGGTGCAGATGGGAAATGCGGACTTGTTGTGGGAACAGGCGAGGGAGTTCTCGCGCTGGACGAGGTGCAACCGGCAGGTAAAAAGCGCATGTCCGGTGCTGATTTTGTGCGGGGATATCGCATTGAGGTTGGGGAGAGATTAGGTAGAGACGCGAAGGCTGACAACCGATAA
- a CDS encoding ROK family protein, with protein sequence MSLTIGIDLGGTNTRAGLVTASGEIVGRARGPTRLHLGAEGVIYGIAECARAAARDGGISLAEVQGVGVGAPGPLDPFEGVIISPENLQCMHGVRLKDRLEALLGLGVMVDNDANLAAYGEQWLGAGRGVDHFLCVTLGTGVGGGWISEGRVMHGFNGNAAEVGHITVDHNGPLCPCGNFGCLEMYASATAMVRRTLERLEGEKPETSLKAEGLTTQVIFEAAETGDDFAMQMFEETGFFLGVGLVSLVNVLNVDRVALTGGLAQAGDWIFDPAMRTFWDRGTVGVKEHVQIVPAELGDDAGILGAARHAQA encoded by the coding sequence ATGAGTTTGACGATTGGTATAGATTTAGGAGGCACCAATACGCGCGCGGGGCTTGTGACGGCGTCTGGGGAGATTGTAGGTAGGGCGCGGGGACCGACGCGATTGCATCTGGGTGCTGAGGGTGTGATATATGGCATTGCCGAATGTGCGCGTGCGGCTGCGCGAGATGGTGGGATTTCATTGGCAGAAGTACAGGGGGTAGGGGTTGGTGCGCCAGGTCCATTAGATCCGTTTGAAGGTGTGATCATATCGCCCGAAAATTTACAGTGTATGCACGGTGTGCGATTAAAAGATCGCCTGGAGGCATTGCTCGGGCTTGGCGTGATGGTGGATAATGATGCAAATTTGGCGGCTTATGGCGAGCAATGGCTGGGGGCTGGTCGAGGTGTTGATCACTTTTTGTGCGTGACCCTGGGTACAGGAGTTGGCGGTGGATGGATCAGCGAGGGGAGGGTTATGCACGGGTTTAATGGCAATGCGGCCGAGGTGGGGCATATTACAGTGGATCACAATGGACCGCTCTGTCCGTGTGGCAATTTTGGATGTTTGGAGATGTATGCATCTGCCACGGCTATGGTGCGCCGTACGTTGGAAAGACTTGAAGGGGAAAAGCCGGAGACATCTTTGAAAGCCGAGGGTTTGACCACACAGGTTATTTTTGAAGCGGCAGAGACAGGTGATGATTTTGCAATGCAGATGTTTGAGGAGACGGGGTTTTTCCTCGGTGTGGGGCTGGTGAGTCTGGTGAATGTATTGAATGTAGATCGCGTTGCGCTAACAGGCGGACTGGCGCAGGCGGGTGATTGGATTTTTGATCCGGCGATGCGAACTTTTTGGGATCGCGGTACTGTTGGTGTAAAAGAACACGTGCAGATTGTCCCTGCAGAACTGGGCGATGACGCGGGGATTTTAGGCGCGGCCAGACACGCGCAGGCGTAA